In one Gadus morhua chromosome 15, gadMor3.0, whole genome shotgun sequence genomic region, the following are encoded:
- the slka gene encoding STE20-like serine/threonine-protein kinase isoform X2 — MSFFNFRKIFKLGPDKKKKQYEHVHRDEDPEEIWEIIGELGDGAFGKVFKAQNKLNGTLAAAKVIDTKSEEELEDYMVEIDILASCDHHYIVKLLDAFFFEGKLWILIEFCAGGAVDAIMLELERPLTEPQIRVVCRQTLEALAYLHDNKVIHRDLKAGNILLSASGDVKLADFGVSAKNTKTLQRRDSFIGTPYWMAPEVVMCETSKDRPYDFKADIWSLGVTLIELAQIEPPNHEMNPMRVLLKIAKSEPPTLMQPSRWSPEFRDFLRKALDKNVDQRWGTAQLLQHPFVSSVAENRPLRELVAEAKAEVYEEIEEAKEEEDEEEAEVPPDAGHKRLPSDVSAASSEDEKVPPPAASVLEPVAERAEAPPSAVAADDHDDDGGSGKLSDEGLGTSKFDKDEEEEQKPPEASDASRGDDPVEKVPVSTELPEAGSDQGAVTLPQEASDTTTSTTEDEGQEPVTVSQETGEEEREPQEKEAEGQPPPEPISEATSEVKEQDGVPNAGPLPAVTTESAGKPEQPALVLEEENKSPAEEVLRQEAEEERKPHRADEGDKQENEEPNRESSVIGEDGNGAAAEAKLSTDEVVSVEAAEETQTKEENAPEAEESKSQINEEAKSTPNGPEPSYASMPVPAVLGGEGTAASTNEEERGGEGVVSVPESEAESDSKRSEQGSPSIRTDAGKDSDSGSSSAADSSSMDINLSISSFLSKSKEGGSISIQDSKRQNKTMKKTRRFMVDGVEVSVTTSKIVTDNDAKSEEMRFLRRQELRELRLLQKEEKRAQLQLTNKLQQQREQIHRRFEQETTGKKRQYDQELENLERKQKQTIERLEQDHTNRLRDEARRIKADQDKELSKFQNMMKNRKKEVKQEVGQSPKHLRKELMRRLKEDLSLVKSAEEQEFLQKQQQELDGALKKIIQQHKMEIATIERDCLNHKQQLMRAREAAMWELEERQLQEKHQQLKQQLKDQYFMQRHQLLRRHEKEMEQMLRYNQRLIEEMKNRQTQERGRLPKIQRSEAKTRMAMFKKSLRITASAGPPEQERERIKQFAAQEEKRQKSEKMNQHQKHENQMRDLQLQCDCNIRELQQLQNEKCHLLIEHETQKLKELDEEHVQEIREWRERLRPRKKALEEEFTRKLQEQEVFFRMSGESECLNPTTQSRVSKFYPIPNMHNSGS; from the exons ATTCTGATCGAGTTCTGTGCGGGCGGTGCAGTGGATGCCATTATGCTCG AGCTGGAGAGGCCCCTGACGGAGCCCCAGATCCGGGTGGTGTGCCGGCAGACACTGGAGGCCCTGGCTTACCTCCACGACAACAAGGTCATCCACCGGGACCTGAAGGCCGGCAACATCCTCCTCTCCGCCTCCGGCGATGTGAAACTGG CTGACTTCGGAGTTTCGGCTAAAAATACCAAGACGTTGCAGAGGAGAGATTCATTCATCGGGACGCCCTATTG GATGGCCCCCGAGGTGGTGATGTGCGAGACCTCCAAGGACCGGCCCTACGACTTCAAGGCCGACATCTGGTCCCTGGGGGTGACGCTGATAGAGCTGGCGCAGATCGAGCCCCCCAACCACGAGATGAACCCCATGAGGGTCCTGCTGAAGATAGCCAAGTCGGAGCCCCCGACCCTCATGCAGCCCTCTCGATG GTCTCCAGAGTTCCGTGACTTTCTGAGGAAGGCGTTGGATAAGAATGTTGACCAAAGGTGGGGCacagcccagctgctgcag caccCTTTCGTGTCCAGCGTAGCGGAAAACCGGCCTTTAAGAGAGCTCGTTGCCGAGGCCAAAGCTGAAGTCTACGAGGAGATTGAGGAGgcgaaagaagaggaggatgaagaggaggcagAGGTCCCTCCA GACGCTGGGCACAAGCGGCTGCCGTCGGACGTCAGCGCCGCCAGCTCGGAGGACGAGAAGGTTCCTCCGCCGGCCGCCTCCGTACTGGAGCCCGTGGCCGAGAGGGCCGAGGCCCCGCCCTCCGCCGTCGCCGCGGACGAccacgacgacgacggcggcAGCGGGAAGCTCTCCGACGAGGGGCTGGGCACCAGCAAGTTCGacaaggacgaggaggaggagcagaaacCCCCCGAGGCGTCGGACGCGAGCCGGGGAGACGACCCCGTCGAGAAGGTCCCGGTCTCAACGGAGCTCCCGGAGGCCGGGTCAGACCAGGGCGCTGTGACCCTACCCCAAGAGGCGTCGgacacaacaacatcaacaacagaaGACGAAGGACAGGAACCGGTGACTGTGAGCCAAGAAAccggggaggaagagagggagccACAAGAGAAGGAGGCCGAGGGGCAGCCGCCTCCAGAACCAATCAGCGAAGCGACCAGCGAGGTAAAAGAACAAGACGGAGTACCAAATGCTGGCCCTCTGCCTGCAGTAACCACAGAGTCTGCAGGGAAACCAGAACAACCAGCTCTTGTGTTAGAGGAAGAGAACAAAAGCCCTGCAGAGGAAGTGCTGCGACAGGaagcagaagaggagagaaaacCGCACCGAGCCGACGAGGGCGACAAACAGGAAAACGAAGAACCAAACCGAGAGTCGAGCGTTATCGGCGAGGACGGAAACGGCGCCGCCGCCGAAGCGAAGCTCAGCACGGACGAGGTTGTGTCTGTTGAGGCAGCAGAGGAGACTCAGACCAAAGAGGAGAACGCACCGGAAGCAGAAGAGTCTAAAAGCCAAATCAATGAAGAAGCCAAATCCACCCCGAACGGCCCCGAGCCTTCATACGCCTCGATGCCGGTACCGGCCGTCCTGGGCGGGGAAGGGACGGCGGCGTCCACCAacgaagaagaaagaggaggagaaggcgtcGTCTCCGTACCGGAGAGCGAGGCCGAGTCGGACAGCAAGCGGTCGGAGCAGGGCAGCCCGTCGATCCGGACGGACGCGGGGAAGGACTCTGACTCTGGGAGTAGCTCGGCGGCGGACAGCAGCAGCATGGACATCAACCTGTCCATCTCCAGCTTCCTGTCCAAGAGCAAAGAGGGAGGCTCCATCTCTATACAG GACTCGAAGCGGCAGAACAAGACGATGAAGAAGACGCGTAGGTTCATGGTGGACGGCGTGGAGGTGAGCGTGACCACGTCCAAGATCGTCACGGACAACGACGCCAAGAGCGAGGAGATGAGGTTCCTCAG GCGCCAGGAGCTGCGggagctgcggctgctgcagaaggaggagaagcGGGCCCAGCTGCAGCTCACCAAcaagctgcagcagcagagggAGCAGATCCACCGCCGCTTCGAGCAGGAGACCACC GGTAAGAAGCGGCAGTACGACCAGGAGCTGGAGAACCTGGAGAGGAAGCAGAAGCAGACGATCGAGCGGCTGGAGCAGGACCACACCAACCGGCTCCGGGACGAGGCCCGGCGCATCAAGGCCGACCAGGACAAGGAGCTGTCCAAGTTCCAGAACATGATGAAGAACCGCAAGAAGGAG GTGAAGCAGGAAGTGGGCCAGTCGCCCAAACACTTGAGAAAAGAGCTTATGAGACGCTTAAAGGAGGACCTGTCGCTGGTTAAAAGCGCAGAG GAGCAGGAGTTCctccagaagcagcagcaggagtTGGACGGAGCGCTGAAGAAGATCATCCAGCAGCACAAGATGGAGATCGCCACCATCGAGCGAGACTGCCTCAACCACAAGCAGCAGCTCATGAGAG cTCGGGAGGCGGCCATGTGGGAGCTGGAAGAGCGGCAACTCCAGGAGAAACACCAGCAGCTCAAGCAGCAGCTGAAGGACCAGTACTTCATGCAGAGACACCAGCTGCTGAGGCGACACGAGAAG gagatggagcagatgCTTCGCTACAACCAGCGGCTGATCGAGGAGATGAAGAACCGGCAGACGCAGGAGCGCGGCCGCCTGCCCAAGATCCAGCGCAGCGAAGCCAAGACGCGCATGGCCATGTTCAAGAAGAGCCTGCGCATCACGGCCAGCGCCGGGCCCCCGGAGCAGGAGCGAGAGCGCATCAAACAG TTCGCGGctcaggaggagaagaggcagAAGAGCGAGAAGATGAACCAGCACCAGAAACACGAGAACCAGATGAGGGACCTCCAGTTGCAGTGTGACTGCAACATCAGGGAGCTGCAGCAGCTACAG AACGAGAAGTGTCACCTGCTGATCGAGCACGAGACCCAGAAGCTGAAGGAGCTGGACGAGGAGCACGTCCAGGAGATCAGGGAGTGGCGGGAGAGGCTGAGGCCCAGGAAGAAG gcaCTGGAAGAGGAGTTCACCCGCAAGCTGCAAGAGCAGGAGGTGTTCTTCAGGATGAGTGGAGAGTCTGAATGCCTTAACCCCACCACCCAGAGCCGGGTTTCCAAGTTCTACCCCATCCCCAACATGCATAACTCTGGCTCATAG